gcataatttttctaacaacagtaactgtaatgtggagtaacatgtttaggtcataaaatcaccttataataataatttacttttaattaaaagtaattaccacaaatgttgttctaggaaactatagagtgggcttgggttcatattggcaaatgtgtcccccccaatatcaagcctgctcctacgcccttgacaACACAATTCGTATAACTGAATGAAATGTATAGCTAATTAATAAAAAGCTATTTCAGTCCAAAAACAATTCTAACATTTCTTTCTGGGTAGGACACTATGGGGTATTCTCTGCTCAAATCCACTTCTGGGGATGTGACTACTTGATCCTTTATTTTTTGAAGAACTAAAACTATTTGGTTTTGGACTATATTTTAAAACctaataaatatgttttacagTGGTTCCTATCTAATCCAAGACATAACTAAGGTTAACAgagggctagctaacatactaactttaccggtgagttagctaacgttagctgagagagaactaaggttagcggagagctagctaacattacctgaGAGAAAACTAAGGTTTCCGGatagctaactaacatactaactttagcctTGAGTTACCTAACGTTAGTTaagagaaaactaaggttagctgaGGGCTAGCTAAAGTTACCAAGCAGAGAACTAATCTGCACgctttattagtttgtttttgtagatttttgttATCAGGCAACACGTTTTTTGGTTGGAAAAGGGAAATTGGTCAGTTTACGTCAATGATTTCAGTCAGATTTTCAGGGAAAATATAACACTGTACTCAGTTCCTTAACACAGAACAATGTCAAATGTTTCAGCTCAGCAGATAAGAATAGTTAGAATAATTTAAAGCtgttaaacaataatttaaagttttaaacattttaaacgtGGTCTCCTTCCTTCTCAAAACCTGACCTACAGGGGTATaacacattatttaatataaaaatcatCAAATAtctataaactctgattttgctcgtTTGCTCTTTCTGAACCTATTCATTAGGGGAGCTCCCTCTAGTGTCTGAAAAACTGCATTGTTGTCAAATGGgttttctacggtggccgagaaagcccaacgcagtgcaaattgaaaagcgctgcaaaagcacaaaacacatccatcaaaattacaacacaggcgcagcaaatagaaaaacgcgctgcaaaaagaaaaacgcactgcaaatagaaccacaacacaacggaagtgagtcacaacacaacggaattttcccgggggaccttaaaagatactgtaccagctaagctgcgtcttcagtaacgtctcggacttcactatgtgtacaaaggacaataagtgtcaaacaaggcgttttgtgaagcagaacttttaataatatgcacacaaccgtggtaatcacaggtaataaacataacttacttttcagaagcttgtttgccacttattgtcctttgtatacagctggtacagcatcttttaaggtcccccgggaaaattctgttgtgttgtgactcacttctgttgtgttgtggttctatttgcagcgtgtttttctatttgcagcgcgtttttctgtTTGCAgggcgtttttctatttgctgcgcctgtgttgtaattttgatggatgtgttttgtgcttttgcagcgcttttcaatttgcactgcgctgggctttctcggccaccgtagttttcTCTGTAGAAGTTCTGTGttaaccttttcagaccctgcatccattacaatagacatcatgtattttctttatttttaaatgttttgttgtataaaacactatttgagagctgttgtttaACAGAATAGACCAAGACCCAGCCAATGAACATGTTTATAAAtgaatgaaacagtagcttggccctgcccactgcactggaaaaatacTGTAGTAGTAccagagccattgaggcaaagtaatagCTAACTTTTACTAattaaatgtgatttagaacatttaatcatgtttttttttactgtttatggatGGTTTTGTAGTAGAAGTTTAAAAACTTTTCTGTGCATTAAAgacttttttccatcactggagataattcaggtctgaattCATAGTTCATTTGGAGCAATTAAGAATAATAGTTTATAagtgtttgattatttttttaactataaacTGTACTCATTTCCTcaaaacagaatatatatatttttatgtgttttaatccttttagctccattcacctccaTTGATTGAGGTctgactcgcgggctccctctagcggtctgCAGGTATTTTCTGGTATAATGGAGGAGACAGGCAGTGGGCAGTCTCTCCATAAAGCTGCTCTGTTAGAACCTCCGGTCTTCCACAGCTAAAGGAACAGGATGAGCTGatctacagaaggtatggagaagttccgctcttcacactgttctacatttactcctagatacacagaaacacatcaaaacacaccaacatcagaagcagcagcagcagcttcatccaggagcAGCAGCTGATCATCTTCTCCTAGTTCCTCTGATCTACAGTCTCCTATTTACACTTTAGGACTCTAATATTATAGATATgttcatataaacacacacacacagagtttctACCCGAGTTTAAATAGAAGTGAAGGGGGATTGAGGGTCATTCTGTATTTAAACAGCTTTAATATAAAATCTCATCATAATTCTACTGCAATAGACTGTGTACTAGAGGTCGTGACGTGTTTCCGCCTGGGCTGGTTTACTTCCTGGTTATTAGGGTTATTAGCGGGTATTGGTCGTTGACAGTCACGTGTGTTCACTACCCGTAGCTTTACCGGAGCCCCGCCATGTTTAAGGTATAGTTACTGTGAGCAAAGGAAGGTAATAGGTCCTCCAgaggagctgaatcaggatacCAGTGTCTCTTTTTTCGAAACTGATAAGTACAACCTGATTACAGAAAGCAAAAATGTTATTTCTGCTGCATCAAGCATCGTAACTTTACCTGATTTTTTACAGATATTATTTTATCTACAACACAAATGTTTAACCCGGGCTAAACCcatagacatttttacacttcAGCTGAAGaaccaaaacacaaacacagtctgaCTGTTCTAACAGTTCTAATATTTAGCTGCTGTAATCGAAGAAACTATTGAATTTGCTGACCCGTGTGAATGGGTCTGAACAAATACCTTTTCTATTACATACTAAAATACAACCCCCtgcctgtgtgtttattatatttaatttaaagaacAGGTTTAAACCCAGTGTCTGTCATTGTATCCTTGTTaacacagaaaattcacagtggaatttaagggggaaaaaagttgattttgttacttatatagtaaaataatatttatactttttacagtgtaaataactttaaataattgTCAGCAGTTAAATTGCCTGCTTTTGTTGCactacacatttttttcttttctcttccagAAATGATGAGAAGATGATCCCAGTCTTCTGCCTCTAGTGTTGACTTTCCTATCCGGCTGAAGTTTGTCAGCAAACAACTATCAAGATATTTTTTGAACCTGCCAAAAAAATGTTAAGCATAACACATACAGAAGAATCTCCAGACCTGATCTCAATGAATCCAAGTCCAACCGAAGTAAAAATTcaccactgttcagactgtggaaggaGTTTTACTCTACAGAGTGATTTCAAaagacaccagctcattcacacaggagagaaaccgtatacGTGTTCAGACTGCGGGGcaagttttactacacagatTTACCTCAACATACACCAGCGAATTCATGCTGACGAGAAACCATATAAGTGTTCAGAcagtgggaagagttttactgaagaGAGTAATCTTGTAGGACATCAGCTTATTCACACCAATGAGAAATcatatcagtgttcagactgtgagAAGTGTTTTAGCTCACAGAGTCATCTTCTAAAGCATTTGCGCATTCACACAGAAGAAAAGCCgcatcagtgctcagactgtgagaaacgttttactacacagagtgatctgaaaagacaccagcgcattcacacaggagagaaaccgtatcactgctcagactgtgggaagagttttattacacagagtgagCTTAACAGAcacaagcgcattcacacaggggagaaaccatatcactgtttagactgtgggaagaattttaatcaACCGGGTTCTCTCAAAAAACAcatgcgcattcacactggagagaaaccgtatcactgttcagagtgtggaaagagttttgctCAACAGAGTAATTTAAAAACACACCAGCTCACTCACTCTGGACAAAAAAAGCAtcgctgctcagagtgtggggaGGATTTTTTGCGATGGAGTAAACTAAAACTACACCAGCGCAGTCATACAAATGAGAAACCGTAcatctgctcagagtgtggaatgAATTTTACTCGAGCGAGTCTTCTCCGgcttcaccagcgcattcacactggggagaaaccgcattactgctcagagtgtgggaaaaaTTTTACTCGATTGACTCTTCTCCggctacaccagcgcattcatactggggagaaaccgtatcactgcttagtCTGTGGGCGGAGTTTTAGTCGACCAGATTATCTCAAGCtacaccagtgcattcacactggagagaaaccttatcactgctcagtctgtgggaagagttttactcaagcGAGTACCCTCAGAATACACAAAGgtgttcacacaggagaaaaaccatattactgctcagagtgtggtaAGGGTTTTACTCAACTGAGTAAACTCCAAGatcaccagcgtgttcacacaggagagaaaccgttttactgctcagagtgtggcaAGGTTTTTAGTCGACTGAGTAAACTCCAGCTACACCAGCGAGTTCACATAGGGgagaaaccgtattattgctCAGCCTGTGGGAAGAATTTTGCTCAACTAAGTAACCTCAGAATACATCAGCGAGTTCACACAGAGGAGAAACCGCATCATTGCTCAGAGTGTGGTAAGAGTTTTAATCGAATGAGAAAACTCCAAGtacaccagcgtgttcacacaaGAAAGAAACCACATTCCTGCTCAAACTGTGGAAAGAACTTTAGGCATTTACGTTCGTTTAAGAGACACAAGTGTACTGCCACAGCAGTAGACAGTAACACTCCTTCAACCAGTTCAGGCCCCAACGAAGATGTTACAAGCAAGGAACTTGTTtatagagaagaagaagaaaaagtttcTGAAGCATATAATATtcataaaacaaaatacactgtTGTGGAATGACCAAAAAATGTATAGTGAAGGGGCGACTGCAGACAACTCCAaacattcttattcttattcttaattCTTTTAccaatgtatatttatattatgttgaGGGTCACAGTGTGacaaggtgattgctatggttttGCATGTGTTTGCTTAGATGTTACTAAGTGGTGGCTGTGTTACCCTGTGCAGATTTACCTGTCATCTTGAGTTTATTTGTTATCATCTTTATGTTTAAAAGGTCCCAAAATGTTTGCATACCATATTTTCATATGGGGAATAAAAACTCAGCAAAATCTGTTGCTACATGGGTTGGTAGCTTTATGGTGAatatttaacaacaaaaaaaaacaattgtaataaTAGGAAGGatattaattgctaaataataTAGTTTCTCCGcccgagatttcccacctttcTTCTCAGGTCGGGTCagactcaagaaaatggtctgggACATgggtgtctgttttttaatgctattttaatttcatataaagctatggcatgataatcacagtatagcaaagtaacaaatgaaagtgtatttaaaaaaaaaattgactcacaGCACTGTGCAGTGTATAGccttaatacatttttttgtgtttttgcacttagactataagctcaatataaaaaagttagtttgtttagaaagtattttctattcttaaaccatgtaaaagtatattagattagaggaaagtcattcagacatcattcttgtagcctaattcaTCGACGTTTAGGCTGTGgatcattgttattattgttcatgttttaatctttcggagatcggttcttaataaacattttccataaacaatgggtctatgcttcttcagtgttgtaatgttaattaacctcattctgaacagattttgctcattcaaacagcctgaaaatatttttatattaaagctgttttaatgctctacttaaaaAATGTTGGTTTTAAAACAGGGTTTGAGCTCATAATGACAGTATATGGGGCAGGACGGGtcaggctggatattttgggccctaCCTAAGTTCCATACACCAAATAAGCTCTATGCAAAACATACtgctgaaaaaataaaatttaaaagccttgtgtgtttttaaatttattttatttttttataataagtgataatatacagctctggaaaaaattaagagaccacgtcagtttctgaatcaatatggaaatatgaaggtaagcctattctttaggtgtatttcacaacagatttctcaaaaacacttcagttcagcgTGATGTCAGTGCTGtttttagaaacaatagggtTCCCTGTTTGTCACCGTGTATGAGTCATGTTAGTGCGTTgacgcattcctgagtaattaagctgtataaaaAATGCATGATTTTTGACGCAATATGCGTCAgtggggttctaagggttaagcaaACGTGCAACATCAGAAGGAAGTTACactttaataatgataattatgtTAATATTGGGTTTGTAAATATAACTagaaattaaaacaaatacatatcCTAATTATCTCTTATTAACATGCTGAATCCCGGCCTGAATAACCTGTCAGGACGTGTGTAGTACAGATACAGAGAGATCCTCCATACACATCAGACAAGTTTACTGTTGGTAATGGCGGCGGCTGTGTGCACCTGCGCTGCCCTCCTCCTGATCATACCTGGGTCAGGTAAGATTGATTTGACTTGTATGCAGTGTATGAggatttacttaaacatttttgATGTTTAGTCATACACACTTATGGTGCTACATAGGCAGcacacagctaaaaaaaaaaaaaaaaaaaggataaaaattgTGCTAAATGTAGTATTGCTCTTGGGAAAATGTGTTGGGAAAGTTGGGAAGATTTATATTGTAAAGTTGGAAAGATGTATTAGAAATGTAGGAAAGATTAGTTTGAATGTAGGAAAGATTAGTTTGAATGTTGGGAAGATGTATTCAAATATTTCAGAAGATTTGTTGGAAAAGTTGAGAAGATTTGTTGGAAAAGTAGGGAAGATTTGTTTGAATGTTGGGAAgatgtattaaaatatttcagaAGATTTGTTGACACATTGGGATAATTTGTTGGAAAATTGTGAGAAAGTGTTTGAGAAgcattgtgtaaaaaataaaaatctaaatctcAAAAGATTAATATTGATTTAAAGGAAGCATTCAGAAGTGGATTTAGACAAGAGAATAGCACAGTTGGGGTAGAAGAATTTACGTGGTGACACTTTCTTGTAGGGCAGCATTCCTAAGGCTACAGGTATAAAGGTGTGTTCCATCAAGTTGATTAAAACATGTCAAATGAAACAGGTTTTTGTTGGCatcaatttcatttttatttatctgttgttATTTATACACTTTATAATGAGGATGATATGGCATTTAACGCAGTGCAACCTCTGTTAAATGTTGTtcctaataataatttaaataatttagtatatttgtcttttttctgtAAATATCATTCAAATGGAACCATTAATTTTGCACCTTTGAACATTAGTTTTAGAGCACGTGAGCTATGCTACACTAGCATTCATTTCCCATTAAAGCTTCTGTGTCTTAAAGCTTCTAATATAAACTTAACATTGACTCTTTTAgttaaatttaaacatttattattcaAATATTCGGTCTGCATTAATATTCTATCTGAGaacatgaaaataaatg
Above is a genomic segment from Astyanax mexicanus isolate ESR-SI-001 chromosome 23, AstMex3_surface, whole genome shotgun sequence containing:
- the LOC103027751 gene encoding gastrula zinc finger protein XlCGF57.1-like — its product is MLSITHTEESPDLISMNPSPTEVKIHHCSDCGRSFTLQSDFKRHQLIHTGEKPYTCSDCGASFTTQIYLNIHQRIHADEKPYKCSDSGKSFTEESNLVGHQLIHTNEKSYQCSDCEKCFSSQSHLLKHLRIHTEEKPHQCSDCEKRFTTQSDLKRHQRIHTGEKPYHCSDCGKSFITQSELNRHKRIHTGEKPYHCLDCGKNFNQPGSLKKHMRIHTGEKPYHCSECGKSFAQQSNLKTHQLTHSGQKKHRCSECGEDFLRWSKLKLHQRSHTNEKPYICSECGMNFTRASLLRLHQRIHTGEKPHYCSECGKNFTRLTLLRLHQRIHTGEKPYHCLVCGRSFSRPDYLKLHQCIHTGEKPYHCSVCGKSFTQASTLRIHKGVHTGEKPYYCSECGKGFTQLSKLQDHQRVHTGEKPFYCSECGKVFSRLSKLQLHQRVHIGEKPYYCSACGKNFAQLSNLRIHQRVHTEEKPHHCSECGKSFNRMRKLQVHQRVHTRKKPHSCSNCGKNFRHLRSFKRHKCTATAVDSNTPSTSSGPNEDVTSKELVYREEEEKVSEAYNIHKTKYTVVE